One region of Etheostoma cragini isolate CJK2018 chromosome 16, CSU_Ecrag_1.0, whole genome shotgun sequence genomic DNA includes:
- the LOC117959621 gene encoding tubulin beta-1 chain-like, producing MREIVHLQAGQCGNQIGSKFWEVISDEHGIDPTGSYHGDSDLQLDRINVYYNEASGGKYVPRAVLVDLEPGTMDSVRSGPFGQIFRPDNFVFGQSGAGNNWAKGHYTEGAELVDSVMDVVRKEAESCDCLQGFQLTHSLGGGTGSGMGTLLISKIREEYPDRIMNTFSVVPSPKVSDTVVEPYNATLSVHQLVENTDETFCIDNEALYDICFRTLKLTTPTYGDLNHLVSVTMSGVTTCLRFPGQLNADLRKLAVNMVPFPRLHFFMPGFAPLTARGSQQYSSLTVPELTQQMFDAKNMMAACDPRHGRYLTVAAIFRGRMSMKEVDEQMLNVQNKNSSYFVEWIPNNVKTAVCDIPPRGLKMCATFIGNSTAIQELFKRISEQFTAMFRRKAFLHWYTGEGMDEMEFTEAESNMNDLVSEYQQYQDATAEEEGEFEEEGEEELA from the exons ATGAGGGAAATTGTGCATCTTCAAGCCGGACAGTGCGGAAACCAGATTGGCTCTAAG TTTTGGGAGGTGATTAGTGACGAGCATGGAATTGACCCAACTGGTTCATACCATGGGGACAGTGACCTGCAGCTCGACAGGATCAATGTCTACTACAATGAAGCCTcag GTGGTAAATATGTACCCCGGGCTGTGCTAGTCGATCTGGAGCCAGGCACCATGGACTCTGTGAGGTCTGGACCTTTTGGCCAGATCTTCAGACCAGACAACTTTGTGTTCg GGCAAAGTGGTGCTGGCAACAACTGGGCTAAGGGTCACTACACAGAGGGTGCAGAGCTGGTAGACTCTGTCATGGATGTGGTGAGGAAGGAGGCAGAAAGCTGTGACTGCCTTCAGGGCTTCCAGCTCACACACTCCCTGGGTGGTGGTACAGGCTCTGGTATGGGCACCCTGCTCATCAGCAAGATTAGGGAGGAGTACCCTGACCGCATCATGAACACCTTCAGCGTGGTGCCTTCCCCAAAAGTATCAGACACAGTTGTTGAGCCCTACAACGCCACACTATCTGTCCACCAGCTTGTAGAAAACACAGATGAGACCTTTTGCATCGACAATGAGGCCCTGTATGACATCTGTTTCCGCACCCTCAAACTCACAACCCCCACATACGGTGACCTCAACCACTTGGTCTCTGTTACCATGAGCGGTGTCACCACCTGCCTCAGGTTCCCTGGACAGCTCAATGCTGACCTGCGTAAGCTTGCTGTTAACATGGTGCCATTCCCCCGCCTGCACTTCTTCATGCCAGGCTTTGCTCCCCTCACTGCCAGAGGCAGTCAGCAGTACAGTTCCCTCACTGTCCCAGAGCTCACGCAGCAGATGTTTGACGCCAAGAACATGATGGCTGCCTGCGACCCCCGTCATGGCCGCTACCTGACAGTGGCTGCCATCTTCCGTGGTCGCATGTCTATGAAGGAGGTGGATGAGCAGATGCTGAATGTGCAGAACAAGAACAGCAGCTACTTTGTTGAATGGATCCCCAACAACGTCAAGACTGCGGTTTGCGACATTCCTCCCCGTGGCCTGAAGATGTGCGCCACCTTCATCGGCAACAGCACAGCCATCCAGGAGCTGTTCAAGCGCATCTCTGAGCAGTTCACAGCTATGTTCAGGCGCAAAGCTTTCCTCCACTGGTACACGGGTGAGGGTATGGATGAGATGGAGTTCACAGAGGCAGAGAGCAACATGAATGACCTGGTGTCCGAGTACCAGCAGTACCAGGATGCCACTgctgaagaggagggagagtttgaggaagagggtgaggaggagCTGGCCTAA